From Aurantimicrobium sp. INA4, one genomic window encodes:
- a CDS encoding cytochrome c biogenesis protein CcdA has protein sequence MENVGELVYSGQLLVAIPLAILAGLISFASPCVLPLVPGYLAYVSGVSAPASDAQTRRANMWRMVAGVSLFIAGFSAVFIAYGAAFGAVGVWLLQWQELITVILGFVVIAMGLIFIGQFGFFQRTAKLNISPATGLAGAPLLGVVFGLGWTPCIGPTLTAILSLSIDTASPWRGALLGFAYCVGLGIPFILLAFGLSWATSSVAFLKRHIRAINIFGGILLIVLGVLMVTGLWTQWIYQLQAVISNFVPTI, from the coding sequence ATGGAGAACGTGGGCGAGCTGGTTTACAGCGGGCAACTTCTTGTCGCCATCCCTTTGGCAATACTTGCCGGTCTTATTTCCTTTGCTTCACCATGTGTGCTTCCACTAGTTCCGGGATATCTCGCCTACGTCAGTGGTGTGAGTGCGCCGGCAAGTGATGCACAAACTCGTCGCGCAAATATGTGGCGCATGGTGGCTGGGGTGTCACTGTTCATCGCGGGATTCTCTGCCGTATTCATTGCCTATGGTGCAGCATTTGGTGCAGTGGGTGTCTGGCTTCTTCAATGGCAGGAACTCATTACCGTCATCCTTGGCTTCGTAGTCATTGCGATGGGTTTGATATTCATCGGCCAATTTGGATTCTTTCAGCGCACAGCCAAGCTCAACATTTCTCCAGCAACAGGACTAGCCGGCGCACCGCTTCTCGGTGTCGTCTTTGGTTTGGGATGGACTCCCTGTATTGGCCCGACCCTCACCGCTATCTTGTCTTTGAGTATTGACACTGCTTCGCCGTGGCGGGGCGCATTGCTAGGTTTTGCCTACTGCGTTGGCCTGGGTATCCCCTTTATCCTGCTTGCCTTCGGATTGAGTTGGGCAACAAGTTCCGTGGCATTCTTGAAGCGTCACATTCGCGCGATCAACATCTTCGGCGGCATTTTGCTCATCGTATTGGGTGTGCTCATGGTGACAGGATTGTGGACTCAATGGATTTATCAACTGCAGGCGGTGATCAGTAACTTTGTCCCGACCATCTGA
- a CDS encoding Dabb family protein, with protein MSIRHIVMWKLGADSAEDKLAQAEEIRVALEGLNGVVPSLRSLTVRPNSLFVGANYDVVLDSTFDDAEGLAAYASHPAHEEAAQVIKKYAVERTAVDYEF; from the coding sequence ATGAGTATTCGTCACATTGTGATGTGGAAGTTAGGAGCCGACTCTGCAGAAGATAAGTTGGCCCAAGCCGAAGAAATTCGGGTAGCACTGGAAGGTCTTAACGGTGTTGTTCCCAGCTTGCGTTCACTAACGGTCCGCCCCAATTCATTATTCGTTGGGGCAAACTACGACGTTGTGCTTGATTCAACCTTTGATGACGCAGAAGGCTTAGCGGCCTATGCGTCTCATCCCGCGCATGAAGAGGCAGCCCAAGTCATCAAGAAGTATGCCGTCGAACGTACCGCTGTTGATTACGAGTTCTAA
- a CDS encoding SHOCT domain-containing protein, whose translation MQFTDFLWTFLFAFLLIAYIMIFFSIITDLFRDHTIGGGAKALWVIFLIAAPFIAALIYLIARGNGMAQRQQAAVAAAKKETDDYIKQVAGTSHADEIAKAQALKDSGAITAAEFATLKKNILAGK comes from the coding sequence ATGCAGTTCACTGACTTCCTCTGGACATTCCTGTTCGCGTTCCTTCTTATCGCGTACATCATGATCTTCTTCTCGATCATCACCGACCTGTTCCGCGACCACACCATTGGTGGAGGTGCCAAGGCTCTCTGGGTGATCTTCTTAATTGCAGCTCCTTTCATTGCTGCGCTGATTTACCTCATCGCTCGCGGTAACGGCATGGCTCAGCGTCAGCAGGCTGCTGTTGCTGCTGCAAAAAAGGAAACCGACGACTACATCAAGCAGGTCGCTGGTACTTCTCACGCTGACGAGATTGCTAAAGCTCAGGCTCTTAAGGACTCCGGTGCAATCACCGCAGCTGAGTTCGCAACCCTGAAGAAGAACATTCTCGCAGGTAAGTAA
- a CDS encoding TlpA disulfide reductase family protein, with translation MSSRLTRTLVVGATALALALTGCSSDPLAQQYREGSNKNYIAGDGSVTEILLENRGEPITFTGTTETGETVTSEQYLGNVLVVNFWYAGCAPCRAEAADLEQVYQETSPSGVNFLGVNVRDQAATAISFNERFGVTYPSIMDQNGQAQLSFASQVPPNAVPTTLVLDAQGRVAARILGQLQSPSILTTLINDVAAEKSTG, from the coding sequence ATGAGTTCACGATTGACGCGCACATTGGTTGTCGGCGCTACTGCACTTGCCCTGGCACTGACCGGATGTTCATCAGACCCTCTTGCTCAGCAATATCGAGAAGGTTCAAACAAGAACTACATCGCTGGAGACGGTTCTGTCACCGAGATCCTGCTGGAGAACCGTGGTGAGCCCATCACATTTACGGGCACCACTGAAACTGGTGAAACCGTTACTTCAGAGCAGTATCTCGGCAATGTTCTTGTGGTGAATTTCTGGTACGCCGGCTGTGCACCCTGCCGTGCCGAAGCAGCTGACCTTGAGCAGGTCTACCAGGAGACCTCTCCATCAGGTGTGAACTTCCTCGGAGTTAATGTCCGTGACCAAGCAGCGACAGCAATCTCTTTCAATGAGCGGTTTGGTGTGACTTACCCCAGCATCATGGATCAAAACGGGCAAGCTCAGCTTTCTTTTGCCTCCCAAGTTCCACCCAACGCAGTTCCCACCACGCTGGTTTTGGATGCTCAGGGACGTGTTGCTGCTCGAATTCTTGGGCAGCTGCAAAGCCCGTCCATTCTGACCACTTTGATTAACGACGTCGCCGCAGAAAAGAGCACGGGTTAA
- the aspS gene encoding aspartate--tRNA(Asn) ligase: MTERIVIKNLATIPEGPVTVAGWVDKVRDQKKVQFVVLRDESGAAQLVHPRAEESDPLADIISGLATGSFIRVTGELKLDERVKLGGLEIKVSDIEVVTAANPETPIAADSGIDKRLDWRFLDLREARNNLIFRVETTLEHAMRCYWIERDFIEIHTPKLMASASESNAELFEVEYFEGKAYLAQSPQFFKQMAQSAGFGKIFEIGPVFRADPSFTSRHATEFISVDAEISWIDSHEDVMKMQEELLVAALTAVKEKHGEEIKELFDVDVVVPSIPFPRIPLAEAKKIVAERGYEVPRHDDDMDPEGERQIAAYVAEKYGHEFVFLTDYATSIRPFYHMRNAEDQSITNSYDLIWRGTEITTGAQREHRIDILESQAREKGLDPKELEFYLDFFRYGVPPHGGFGMGLSRVLMLLLHQPNLREVTYLFRGPNRLTP; this comes from the coding sequence GTGACTGAACGCATCGTAATTAAGAACCTGGCAACAATCCCCGAAGGCCCCGTAACGGTGGCTGGTTGGGTAGATAAGGTCCGTGACCAGAAGAAAGTACAGTTCGTTGTGCTCCGGGATGAGAGCGGCGCAGCCCAGCTGGTGCACCCCCGTGCCGAAGAATCTGATCCTCTTGCCGACATTATTTCTGGTTTAGCTACCGGTTCTTTCATCCGTGTTACCGGTGAACTCAAACTTGATGAGCGTGTGAAGCTCGGTGGCCTAGAAATCAAAGTCTCTGACATCGAAGTTGTCACCGCAGCTAACCCTGAAACTCCTATCGCTGCTGACAGTGGCATTGATAAGCGTTTGGATTGGCGCTTCCTGGACCTCCGTGAGGCCCGCAACAACCTCATTTTCCGGGTAGAGACCACTCTCGAGCACGCTATGCGCTGCTACTGGATTGAGCGTGACTTTATTGAGATTCACACGCCCAAGCTCATGGCTAGTGCCAGTGAATCTAACGCTGAGCTGTTTGAGGTTGAATACTTCGAGGGCAAGGCATACTTGGCCCAGTCACCGCAGTTCTTCAAGCAGATGGCTCAGTCCGCTGGCTTTGGCAAGATTTTTGAGATCGGCCCCGTTTTCCGTGCTGACCCTTCGTTCACCTCTCGTCACGCAACCGAGTTCATTTCTGTTGATGCAGAAATCAGCTGGATAGACAGCCATGAAGACGTGATGAAGATGCAGGAAGAACTTCTTGTTGCTGCATTGACAGCAGTGAAGGAAAAGCACGGCGAGGAAATCAAGGAACTCTTCGACGTTGACGTTGTGGTTCCCTCAATTCCTTTCCCTCGCATTCCTTTGGCAGAAGCCAAGAAGATTGTTGCCGAGCGTGGCTATGAAGTTCCTCGTCATGATGACGACATGGACCCCGAAGGTGAGCGACAGATTGCCGCATATGTTGCAGAGAAGTATGGTCACGAGTTTGTTTTCCTGACCGATTACGCAACCAGCATTCGCCCGTTCTATCACATGCGTAATGCAGAAGATCAGAGCATTACCAACAGCTATGACTTGATCTGGCGTGGAACCGAAATCACCACTGGTGCTCAGCGTGAACACCGCATCGACATTCTCGAATCCCAAGCTCGTGAGAAGGGTCTGGATCCGAAGGAACTCGAGTTCTACCTCGACTTCTTCCGATACGGTGTTCCTCCACACGGTGGTTTCGGCATGGGACTCTCACGTGTGTTGATGTTGCTTCTGCACCAGCCCAACCTGCGCGAGGTCACCTACCTCTTCCGCGGACCTAACCGTCTGACTCCGTAA
- the tadA gene encoding tRNA adenosine(34) deaminase TadA has product MAVPTSAERKAQMELALEQARVCAHSDDVPVGAVILDAAGEVIATGRNTKERDDDPLGHAEVMAIRAAAASLGSWRLDDCTLIVTLEPCVMCAGAILAARIPTVVYGAWDEKAGAAGSVFDLLRDRRLNHQVEVISGVRAEECGQLLTEFFREKLG; this is encoded by the coding sequence ATGGCTGTCCCCACCTCTGCAGAGCGCAAAGCCCAGATGGAGCTTGCACTTGAACAAGCACGTGTCTGTGCACACTCCGATGACGTTCCTGTGGGAGCAGTCATCCTGGACGCCGCAGGTGAGGTTATTGCAACCGGCAGAAACACTAAAGAGCGAGACGACGACCCTCTCGGCCACGCTGAAGTGATGGCTATCAGAGCTGCTGCAGCCAGCTTAGGAAGTTGGCGCTTGGATGACTGCACCCTCATTGTGACGCTGGAACCCTGTGTGATGTGTGCGGGAGCAATACTTGCTGCACGCATCCCCACCGTTGTCTACGGAGCGTGGGATGAAAAAGCAGGTGCAGCAGGATCAGTTTTTGATCTGCTTCGTGACCGCCGGCTCAACCACCAGGTTGAAGTGATTTCGGGTGTTCGTGCCGAAGAATGCGGGCAGTTATTGACTGAGTTCTTCCGAGAAAAACTAGGTTAG
- a CDS encoding TrkA family potassium uptake protein, with translation MVDHKKKNNAVLVIGLGRFGAATAGQLDRLDREVLAVDTDMELVQKWSERVTHTVQADVTNIDALKQIGAEEFSTVVVAVGSSIEASVLITANLVDLGIPDIWAKAISKSHGQILTRIGATHVIYPEAEAGERVAHLLSGQMLDFVELDTDFAIVKMYPPLAIQNKTLAEAALRRDYKITVVGVKKPGGSFVYSTADTYIEARDQIIVSGHPEDIEKFAALEK, from the coding sequence TTGGTTGATCACAAAAAGAAGAACAATGCCGTACTCGTTATCGGCTTAGGCCGTTTTGGTGCCGCAACTGCCGGTCAACTCGATCGCCTCGACCGAGAAGTTCTCGCCGTGGACACAGACATGGAACTTGTCCAGAAATGGTCAGAGCGTGTCACACACACTGTCCAAGCAGATGTGACCAACATTGATGCCCTCAAACAAATAGGCGCCGAGGAATTCTCGACCGTCGTTGTTGCCGTGGGCTCTTCCATCGAGGCGAGCGTGCTCATTACGGCAAACTTGGTTGACCTGGGCATTCCAGATATTTGGGCTAAAGCAATCAGCAAATCCCACGGCCAGATCCTCACACGCATTGGGGCAACCCACGTGATTTATCCCGAAGCAGAAGCAGGTGAGCGCGTTGCTCACCTGCTCTCAGGACAAATGCTCGACTTCGTTGAACTGGACACCGACTTTGCCATTGTGAAGATGTATCCCCCGCTGGCTATTCAGAACAAGACTCTCGCCGAAGCAGCGCTCCGTCGCGACTACAAAATCACGGTTGTGGGTGTGAAGAAGCCAGGTGGTTCGTTTGTGTATTCCACGGCTGACACGTATATCGAAGCACGTGACCAAATTATTGTTTCCGGTCACCCCGAAGACATTGAGAAGTTTGCTGCCCTAGAGAAGTAG
- a CDS encoding winged helix-turn-helix domain-containing protein, protein MSTPHERPQPKGFALYVGLDEASAAERGLDLGKVVEALKKLTNELVPGTETYAAVALAPANSKGRQVDLVRLALQEPSAVAKYKPEDEYEPSDGDGGVVVDISRKRVLIDYQAAPLTFKEFELLQFLVVHKGETISREDIIKALWREDDLDIPNERTIDVHVRRLRSKLGRFEDIVRTVRGVGYRYDQHADVTVMHAGTPSPDLF, encoded by the coding sequence ATGTCAACTCCCCACGAACGCCCTCAGCCTAAAGGCTTTGCCTTATATGTTGGGCTTGATGAAGCCAGCGCCGCTGAGCGCGGTCTCGATCTCGGCAAGGTTGTCGAAGCACTTAAGAAGCTCACCAACGAACTTGTCCCCGGAACCGAAACCTATGCCGCTGTAGCGTTAGCTCCTGCGAATTCAAAGGGGCGCCAAGTTGATTTAGTTCGTTTGGCACTGCAGGAGCCTTCGGCGGTGGCAAAGTACAAACCTGAGGATGAGTACGAGCCTTCCGACGGTGACGGAGGTGTCGTAGTAGACATCTCCCGCAAGCGTGTGCTTATCGACTACCAAGCAGCACCGCTAACTTTCAAGGAATTTGAACTGCTGCAGTTCCTTGTCGTTCACAAAGGCGAGACCATCAGCCGCGAAGATATCATCAAAGCCTTGTGGCGCGAGGATGACCTCGATATTCCTAATGAGCGCACGATTGACGTTCACGTGCGACGCCTGCGTTCCAAGCTGGGCCGCTTCGAGGACATCGTCCGCACAGTTCGTGGTGTTGGCTACCGCTATGACCAGCACGCTGACGTGACCGTCATGCACGCAGGAACCCCCAGTCCAGATCTGTTCTAA
- the proC gene encoding pyrroline-5-carboxylate reductase — MLGAGSMARAILSGLLAPHVSVEGAVRVTNRSAENAASFDHEPRVQAWATATNPEANLEAVRGAAIVLVAVKPAMVPDLLDEISPALAEGAIVVSVAAGVTTATMEAHLPEHVSVIRTMPNTPSKIGLGVTGIAAGTRSTPAQLDLICDMFSTVGEVIVLPESMIDALGSISGSGPAYVFYFIEQLTKVAISHGFSAEQAQKMVQGTFRGAVELLAQSGEEPEELRRQVTSPKGSTERAIAVFDEANIEAILLNGTQAAIARSEEMARGE; from the coding sequence ATGTTGGGAGCCGGCTCCATGGCCAGAGCAATTCTTTCTGGCCTCCTTGCTCCGCACGTCAGTGTGGAGGGAGCTGTTCGCGTGACAAACAGAAGTGCCGAGAACGCAGCGTCATTCGATCACGAACCTCGCGTGCAAGCGTGGGCAACTGCCACTAACCCCGAAGCCAACCTCGAGGCTGTGCGCGGTGCCGCCATCGTTCTTGTCGCAGTGAAACCAGCAATGGTTCCAGATCTGCTGGACGAAATATCTCCTGCGCTCGCCGAGGGCGCAATCGTGGTTAGTGTTGCCGCCGGAGTAACGACGGCCACCATGGAAGCTCACCTGCCCGAACATGTTTCTGTTATTCGCACCATGCCCAACACACCCTCAAAGATTGGCTTGGGCGTGACCGGCATTGCTGCCGGAACGCGTTCCACCCCAGCTCAGCTTGACCTTATTTGTGACATGTTCTCCACCGTGGGTGAGGTCATCGTCCTGCCCGAGAGCATGATCGATGCCCTGGGATCAATTTCAGGTTCTGGGCCTGCATACGTGTTCTATTTCATTGAGCAGCTGACTAAGGTGGCGATTTCACACGGATTCAGTGCTGAGCAAGCTCAGAAAATGGTGCAAGGCACCTTCCGTGGCGCTGTTGAACTTCTTGCACAATCCGGTGAAGAACCCGAAGAGTTGCGCCGCCAGGTGACCAGCCCTAAGGGAAGCACTGAACGTGCCATTGCTGTATTCGATGAAGCCAACATCGAAGCAATTTTGCTCAATGGAACACAGGCTGCAATTGCTCGTTCCGAGGAAATGGCCCGCGGAGAATAG
- a CDS encoding metalloregulator ArsR/SmtB family transcription factor, which yields MADIFDVVADETRREILQILLENLTTSTGEMSVSELVSRTGLSQPTVSKQLKVLREAGVVGVREDGQHRLYHLDPTPLEELEDWVIPFLSVNFPGSSSDEFGERLFASEAVTAAGSSVGSAAATTVFQVTQAFGDLQHSTKEAVNKLTSGLRKKGRK from the coding sequence ATGGCTGACATTTTTGACGTTGTTGCGGACGAAACCCGTCGTGAGATTTTGCAAATCTTGCTAGAAAACCTGACCACCTCCACAGGTGAGATGAGTGTTTCCGAACTTGTTTCTCGCACCGGCCTGAGCCAGCCCACCGTCTCTAAGCAGCTCAAGGTACTTCGGGAAGCAGGAGTTGTGGGGGTTCGTGAAGATGGACAGCACCGCCTTTACCACCTGGATCCCACCCCACTCGAAGAGCTAGAAGACTGGGTGATTCCTTTCTTGAGTGTGAACTTCCCCGGTTCTTCCAGTGATGAATTTGGTGAGCGACTGTTCGCCAGCGAAGCAGTCACAGCAGCAGGAAGCTCTGTTGGTAGTGCAGCTGCGACGACGGTTTTCCAAGTAACTCAGGCTTTTGGAGATCTTCAACACAGCACCAAAGAAGCCGTCAACAAGCTCACTTCTGGCTTGCGTAAAAAGGGTCGCAAGTAA
- a CDS encoding cation diffusion facilitator family transporter → MSATGGTKAIIAALLANLGIAATKFIAWALSGATSLLAEAVHSLADSGNQVLLLIGGRRAKQRADGKHPFGYGRERYVYAFVVSIILFSVGGVFSLYEGFHKLQHPEPLEMWWLPLLVLSIAIVLESLSLRTAIRESNPHRGDASWIQFVRHAKAPELPVVLLEDTAALLGLVLAFFGVSLTVITGDSLFDALGTIGIGILLIVVAIILGIETKSLLIGEGASVEDVQAIEKAIISGGETDGIIHMKTLYLGPDEFLVAAKLAFPAELRFSEVAQAINTIESRVRESVPAARVIYLEPDVARVDRTESLATDAIVIKGTD, encoded by the coding sequence ATGAGTGCAACAGGCGGTACCAAGGCAATCATTGCTGCACTGCTCGCAAACCTGGGTATTGCTGCCACAAAGTTCATCGCCTGGGCACTCTCCGGCGCGACTTCTCTTCTTGCTGAAGCAGTGCACTCTCTCGCCGACTCGGGTAACCAGGTGTTGCTTCTCATTGGTGGTCGCAGAGCAAAGCAACGCGCTGATGGCAAGCACCCTTTCGGTTACGGTCGCGAACGCTACGTCTATGCCTTCGTTGTCTCCATCATTCTGTTCAGCGTTGGTGGGGTTTTTTCTCTCTATGAGGGTTTTCACAAACTCCAACATCCTGAACCTCTCGAGATGTGGTGGCTCCCTCTCTTGGTGCTCTCCATCGCTATCGTCCTAGAGAGCCTGTCCTTGCGCACAGCAATCCGTGAATCAAACCCTCACCGCGGTGATGCGTCCTGGATTCAATTTGTTCGTCACGCAAAAGCACCCGAACTGCCTGTGGTTCTGCTGGAAGACACCGCTGCTCTACTCGGTCTTGTCCTGGCGTTTTTCGGTGTGAGTCTCACGGTAATCACCGGCGATAGCCTCTTCGACGCACTAGGCACGATCGGTATTGGAATTCTGTTGATTGTGGTGGCCATCATCCTGGGCATTGAGACAAAGAGTTTGCTCATTGGTGAAGGTGCCAGTGTCGAGGACGTTCAAGCTATTGAGAAAGCCATCATTTCTGGCGGTGAAACCGACGGAATCATTCACATGAAGACCCTCTATCTTGGCCCTGATGAATTCTTGGTCGCAGCTAAGTTAGCTTTCCCGGCAGAGCTCCGCTTCTCTGAGGTAGCTCAGGCAATTAACACCATTGAGAGTCGTGTTCGCGAAAGTGTGCCGGCAGCTCGGGTGATTTATCTCGAACCGGACGTGGCACGGGTTGACCGGACTGAGTCACTGGCAACGGATGCCATTGTGATTAAGGGAACCGACTAA
- a CDS encoding AURKAIP1/COX24 domain-containing protein — MGSVIKKRRKRMAKKKHRKLLRKTRHQRRNKK, encoded by the coding sequence GTGGGTTCAGTCATCAAGAAGCGCCGCAAGCGTATGGCGAAGAAGAAGCACCGTAAGTTGCTTCGCAAGACTCGTCACCAGCGTCGCAACAAGAAGTAG
- a CDS encoding potassium transporter TrkG: protein MASSPQLSLPVRIREGLEAFASRSPSRFAILIFASLIIVFTLLLAQPYASANRQPTNFADAFFTAMSTICVAGLSTVDMATYWSPLGNAIIFTGTQVGALGVLTLASILGTIISGRLGLRARLMAASDTNPMRIHSGPVAEGQAIRLGEVGGLLATVAFSLIIIETTIALLMLPSVLSAGYSLGESIWYSFYYSAMAFTNTGFTPNVGGLTPFAHDYWFLTLIMVGVFLGSVGFPVIYALSRNLKHPRRWSLHVKLTLTTWAILWFGGVVGFLLLEPGNTQVFAGMGPGELTYQAAFLSTMSRSGGFNLVDISQLDSSTLLFTDMLMFIGGGSASTAGGIKVTTFAVLILAAIAEARGRSSIEAFKRRIPGDVLRLAVSVGLWGATTVAIGTLIISELTDAPLEYVLFDVISAFATVGMSTGVTAELSDPGLYVLALVMFMGRVGTVTMAAALAATQVGQFFTRPEERPIVG from the coding sequence TTGGCATCATCACCGCAACTCTCCCTTCCTGTGCGTATTCGTGAAGGGCTTGAAGCATTTGCTTCAAGGTCTCCATCTCGTTTCGCGATTTTGATCTTTGCCTCGCTGATCATTGTTTTTACCCTGCTGCTTGCGCAGCCTTATGCCAGTGCAAACAGGCAGCCCACTAACTTTGCTGATGCGTTCTTCACCGCCATGTCGACTATTTGTGTGGCTGGTTTGAGCACTGTTGATATGGCGACCTACTGGTCCCCACTAGGGAACGCCATTATCTTCACTGGAACGCAGGTGGGTGCTCTCGGTGTTCTGACATTAGCCTCCATCTTGGGAACCATCATCTCGGGCCGTCTTGGATTACGTGCGCGGTTGATGGCAGCCAGCGACACCAACCCCATGCGTATTCACTCTGGGCCAGTAGCCGAAGGCCAAGCCATTCGACTTGGCGAGGTCGGAGGCCTGCTTGCCACGGTTGCTTTCAGCTTGATCATCATTGAAACCACCATTGCTCTGCTCATGCTTCCCAGCGTGCTTTCTGCTGGTTATTCCCTGGGTGAGAGTATTTGGTACAGCTTCTATTACTCAGCCATGGCGTTTACAAACACTGGCTTCACCCCCAACGTTGGTGGGCTCACTCCTTTTGCTCATGACTATTGGTTCCTCACTTTGATCATGGTTGGGGTTTTCCTTGGAAGTGTCGGCTTCCCCGTGATCTATGCACTCAGTCGTAACCTCAAGCACCCCCGCAGATGGTCGCTGCATGTCAAGCTCACCCTTACGACCTGGGCAATCCTCTGGTTTGGCGGCGTCGTGGGATTCCTCCTGCTCGAGCCAGGGAACACACAAGTCTTTGCCGGGATGGGGCCCGGAGAACTTACCTATCAGGCGGCCTTCCTCTCCACTATGTCTCGTTCTGGTGGTTTCAATCTGGTTGATATCTCACAACTTGATTCCTCAACTCTGCTGTTCACTGACATGCTCATGTTTATTGGTGGTGGCTCGGCCTCCACCGCAGGTGGTATCAAGGTGACCACGTTTGCGGTCTTGATTCTTGCTGCCATTGCTGAGGCTCGCGGACGTTCCTCTATCGAAGCTTTCAAGCGTCGCATTCCCGGAGACGTTCTGCGCCTAGCTGTGAGCGTGGGTCTGTGGGGCGCAACGACTGTTGCTATCGGCACACTCATCATCAGTGAGCTCACGGATGCCCCACTCGAATATGTGCTCTTCGACGTCATCTCTGCATTTGCCACCGTGGGTATGTCCACCGGCGTGACAGCAGAATTGTCAGATCCTGGTCTCTATGTTTTAGCTCTTGTCATGTTTATGGGTCGCGTCGGTACAGTGACTATGGCGGCAGCTTTGGCTGCTACACAAGTGGGACAATTCTTTACCCGCCCCGAGGAAAGGCCGATCGTTGGTTGA
- a CDS encoding histidine phosphatase family protein — protein MVATQLHLVRHGEVYNPNRVLYGRLPEYGLSDAGHQMAALAAANLASRGRTFSQLIASPLQRTQESAAPVSKALNLPVKLDERVIEPTNAFEGKRMRGPESALKDPGNWKYLINPFKPSWGEPYQSIASRMREAMTDAAVSVPDGDVVIVSHQLPIWMVHRDVSGKKLFHDPRSRRCTLSSITTLELIDPLKPELGFVEVGYVEPASELTATALDVGAV, from the coding sequence ATGGTCGCCACGCAGTTGCACCTTGTCCGACACGGCGAGGTCTACAACCCGAATAGGGTGCTGTACGGACGCCTACCTGAATACGGACTCTCAGATGCCGGTCACCAAATGGCCGCACTCGCCGCGGCCAATTTAGCAAGCCGTGGACGCACTTTTTCTCAGCTCATTGCCTCCCCTCTTCAACGCACCCAAGAGTCTGCGGCGCCGGTTTCCAAGGCACTCAACCTGCCAGTGAAACTTGATGAGCGTGTGATTGAACCGACAAACGCATTCGAGGGAAAAAGAATGCGAGGACCAGAATCTGCATTGAAAGATCCTGGTAATTGGAAATACCTCATTAATCCTTTCAAACCCAGTTGGGGCGAGCCTTACCAATCCATTGCTTCACGGATGCGTGAAGCAATGACAGACGCGGCGGTTTCAGTCCCTGACGGCGATGTCGTCATAGTCAGTCACCAATTACCTATTTGGATGGTTCACCGTGATGTCAGTGGCAAGAAACTGTTTCATGACCCCCGGTCTCGCCGTTGCACACTCTCGAGCATCACGACTCTCGAGTTGATTGACCCGCTCAAGCCTGAACTAGGTTTTGTCGAGGTTGGTTATGTTGAACCTGCCTCAGAGCTCACAGCTACAGCATTGGATGTGGGAGCTGTATGA
- a CDS encoding glutaredoxin domain-containing protein — protein MSESTGKITLYGAMWCGDCRRSKSLLDTLNVDYDYVDLEEVPEAADVAAGLAGRKNIPVIAFPDGAVQCEPSDSELHAKLTELGAI, from the coding sequence ATGTCTGAATCCACAGGGAAAATTACCCTTTACGGCGCAATGTGGTGTGGCGATTGCCGCCGCTCCAAATCTCTCCTCGACACCCTCAATGTTGATTACGACTACGTTGACCTCGAGGAAGTTCCTGAAGCAGCTGATGTAGCAGCCGGTCTTGCAGGACGAAAGAACATCCCCGTCATCGCTTTCCCAGATGGTGCAGTGCAGTGTGAGCCCAGCGACAGTGAACTTCACGCCAAGCTCACTGAACTTGGCGCAATCTAA
- a CDS encoding glutaredoxin family protein, which yields MSTITLTLIGKPGCHLCEDAEVAVTGVLADFESDQVVLEQKSIEDDQDLFDSYWDQIPVLLIDGKVHNYWRIDPERLRLALKERT from the coding sequence GTGTCTACGATAACCCTCACCTTGATTGGCAAACCAGGTTGCCACCTTTGTGAAGATGCTGAAGTTGCGGTCACGGGTGTTCTAGCTGATTTTGAATCAGATCAGGTTGTTCTGGAACAAAAATCTATTGAGGACGATCAAGATCTTTTTGATTCTTATTGGGATCAAATCCCTGTGCTGTTAATTGACGGCAAAGTTCACAACTATTGGCGTATCGATCCTGAGCGCCTTCGCTTGGCCTTGAAGGAGCGCACATGA